In Candidatus Bathyarchaeia archaeon, the following are encoded in one genomic region:
- a CDS encoding GNAT family N-acetyltransferase, which translates to MPLNESCEKVFWSHVNQDPANYYFFIFDWKQRRDQTRILMAIEGENVEGLMLIYRDAIVQLRGNREAVKTLLGSLDLDKVELQAPLECEDLVLRKYKLTFRVEMMLMRLLEGEEHIQVGHEPERLTVEDAEEIADLMRSTNPEWWGDITAEMQKKMMEDALWLGIKRDGKIVSVGSTRLTDFGCNIGIVATHEQYRNMGYATSIVSALLKEILKTSSTALIHVLSDNAPAVHVYSKVGFKPYKTYLFIRGEKTKE; encoded by the coding sequence GTGCCTCTAAACGAGAGTTGTGAAAAAGTTTTCTGGAGCCATGTTAACCAAGACCCAGCGAATTACTATTTCTTTATTTTCGACTGGAAACAACGCAGAGACCAAACTAGAATTTTGATGGCAATAGAAGGCGAAAATGTTGAAGGACTAATGCTGATTTACAGAGACGCAATTGTCCAACTGAGAGGCAACCGTGAAGCTGTTAAGACACTTTTAGGCAGTCTTGACTTGGACAAGGTTGAGTTGCAAGCGCCTTTGGAATGCGAAGATTTGGTGCTTAGAAAGTATAAGCTTACTTTTCGGGTTGAGATGATGTTGATGCGTTTACTGGAAGGGGAAGAACACATTCAAGTTGGACATGAACCCGAGAGGCTCACGGTTGAGGATGCAGAGGAAATCGCGGATTTAATGCGAAGTACGAATCCTGAATGGTGGGGCGACATAACAGCTGAGATGCAGAAGAAAATGATGGAAGACGCGTTGTGGCTGGGAATAAAACGTGACGGCAAAATTGTTTCAGTTGGCAGTACTCGGTTGACAGATTTTGGATGCAATATTGGCATAGTGGCTACGCACGAACAATACAGAAATATGGGTTACGCAACATCCATAGTCTCTGCGCTATTGAAAGAAATCTTGAAAACGTCATCCACAGCGTTGATTCACGTGTTAAGCGATAATGCCCCAGCCGTCCATGTTTACTCAAAAGTCGGCTTCAAACCATACAAAACTTACCTTTTCATAAGAGGAGAAAAAACAAAAGAATAA
- a CDS encoding ATP-binding protein produces the protein MNAQKENRLNTFCFTDFDGRFHARLAAVVPRYFGATEESKLAGTSARYQCRVKVEYQKDLMGLLEEGMLLAVKNFKQTGQGEERFTLMEISRVWPEHFGLRGLSDHGYYPMQFEIIEQSEEDWQTDDKSTMMIQIDAIPINYDLILNEKCDFQFVKGFSYPVVGSQVYILNSEMINRMYNQKIAQAFGIDPSKTVQDARVDPRLGLIKMFQASETVIPIYVDFEKLVRYHFGVFAFTGGGKSNLMSNILRRILLHTSDTKVLVFDISCEYVFLLLDLLADPAFPAKVIMENKIESLEQFFNSVVKPREYETDERIKTGLQQIMEQGKLAYYRRPRRKVPTYSQFMDELNEQRRGASDKPNYINAIDEIHDAILAYMEEHAAMENQEVTEDFVNYIDEVARAKVEEFKVHEKSGLYAWGTTRNMLIDRIRRKDEIEETDTGGLAIEKIRDLLEDKKTRLVCISIADPYTIKDLVLTLTQDLLVRRKRRFQVKPYILLVFDEAQEFIPSNASGIEAKCSVHVETLLRQGRKYGLGACIATQRVAYLNTNALQQLHTYFVGTLPRPYDRQVISETFMLDKGILEKTLEFAPGEWLLSSYIATGMENVPIFIKADNAENEIEKYLKENA, from the coding sequence TTGAATGCGCAGAAAGAAAACAGGTTGAACACGTTTTGCTTTACAGATTTTGACGGTAGGTTTCACGCGAGACTGGCGGCAGTGGTTCCGAGATATTTTGGTGCCACTGAAGAGTCGAAGCTTGCTGGCACAAGCGCACGTTATCAATGCCGCGTCAAAGTTGAATACCAAAAGGATTTGATGGGCTTGCTAGAGGAAGGAATGCTTTTGGCTGTTAAGAATTTTAAGCAAACTGGTCAAGGCGAAGAGCGTTTTACGCTCATGGAGATTAGCCGCGTTTGGCCAGAACATTTCGGCTTGCGTGGTTTATCTGACCATGGCTACTATCCAATGCAGTTTGAGATTATTGAGCAGTCCGAAGAAGATTGGCAGACGGACGACAAGTCTACGATGATGATTCAGATAGACGCGATACCAATAAATTATGATTTAATTTTGAATGAGAAATGCGATTTCCAGTTTGTTAAGGGCTTCTCTTACCCAGTTGTTGGAAGCCAAGTCTACATATTAAACAGTGAAATGATAAATCGCATGTATAACCAAAAAATAGCTCAAGCTTTCGGCATTGACCCGTCCAAGACTGTGCAAGACGCGAGAGTCGACCCGAGGCTTGGATTGATAAAAATGTTCCAGGCAAGCGAAACCGTGATTCCCATTTACGTGGACTTTGAAAAGCTTGTGCGTTATCATTTTGGCGTTTTTGCTTTCACAGGTGGCGGAAAAAGCAATTTGATGTCGAACATTCTGCGAAGGATTCTGTTGCACACAAGCGACACGAAAGTTTTAGTTTTTGACATAAGCTGTGAATACGTGTTCTTGCTTTTGGATTTGCTTGCCGACCCAGCTTTTCCAGCAAAAGTTATCATGGAAAACAAGATTGAATCTTTAGAGCAGTTTTTCAACTCTGTTGTGAAGCCGAGAGAGTATGAGACAGACGAGCGAATCAAAACGGGATTACAGCAGATAATGGAGCAAGGCAAACTCGCATATTACAGAAGACCAAGACGCAAAGTTCCAACATACAGCCAGTTCATGGACGAGCTAAACGAGCAAAGAAGAGGCGCATCAGACAAGCCAAACTACATTAACGCTATTGACGAAATTCACGACGCAATTTTAGCGTACATGGAAGAACACGCAGCCATGGAGAATCAGGAAGTAACCGAAGACTTCGTCAACTATATCGACGAAGTTGCAAGAGCCAAAGTTGAAGAGTTCAAAGTTCACGAAAAAAGCGGATTATACGCTTGGGGAACAACAAGAAACATGCTCATCGACAGAATAAGAAGGAAAGATGAAATTGAGGAGACAGACACGGGCGGTTTAGCGATTGAAAAAATCAGAGATTTGCTAGAAGACAAGAAGACAAGGCTTGTTTGCATCTCAATTGCCGACCCCTACACAATAAAAGATTTAGTGTTAACCCTAACGCAAGATTTGCTTGTTCGCAGAAAACGCCGATTCCAAGTCAAACCCTACATACTGCTCGTTTTCGACGAGGCACAAGAGTTTATCCCAAGCAACGCATCAGGCATAGAAGCCAAATGCTCCGTGCATGTTGAGACTTTGCTTAGACAAGGCAGAAAATATGGTTTGGGCGCATGCATAGCCACACAACGTGTTGCTTATCTGAACACAAACGCACTACAACAGCTCCACACCTATTTTGTGGGCACTTTGCCACGTCCATACGACCGCCAAGTAATAAGCGAAACCTTCATGCTAGACAAAGGCATACTTGAGAAGACTTTAGAATTCGCACCAGGCGAATGGCTCTTGTCAAGCTACATCGCTACTGGCATGGAAAACGTGCCCATATTCATAAAAGCAGACAACGCAGAAAACGAAATAGAAAAATACCTGAAAGAAAACGCCTAA